One region of Haladaptatus cibarius D43 genomic DNA includes:
- a CDS encoding DUF262 domain-containing protein, giving the protein MSFQSMTIANAVRNLNTSTFLPGIQREFVWNNGQIRRLFDSVLRGYPIGSLLFWEIRGEYAKNQIKYKFIEHYIEDSIHPEQFSDRHYHNPKINEEFEPSFPDEITLVLDGQQRLTAFLIGLTGSYTEKEKYKKRKDPDAWERKKLYMNLLSDPNSISEDELQAKYEFKFLSDPSPSTEEYWYDVSKILSFNERDDVYEESGEIDERISDLGLGNDQFRKIFHNLESLYDAIHETNTITYHTETKENHDRVLDIFIRANEGGTQLSKTEILLSIITSQWADGNEDGIDAREELTHFVDRLNDRHEEANFKFDVSLVLRGLLLLSDVSAGYSLKSFDEETAQVMKNHWEQGGVREALIRAIDLLVEFGFNKQRLTSIRAPLPIAYYFYKNGNPKLVDGSEVKKETRRNILFWLCSMIVNGTFSIGEEPIVGTRRALQRAENDEFPIEEINEELRGNGRPVGLDEDTIRSLLRNRSMKGFSLLLLMHYPHTARRESQYHEDHIFPKSKLKIKTLMDDYGLTYEQAQKCHELRDSVANKQLLTDTENAEKSDLDFKEWIKTRDSEYFETHLIPSESRLYDYENFPEFVERREELVIKHLKEKFDV; this is encoded by the coding sequence GCGGTTCGTAATCTAAATACATCTACTTTTTTGCCGGGTATACAACGTGAGTTTGTATGGAATAATGGCCAAATCCGTCGTCTTTTCGACTCTGTACTCAGAGGTTATCCAATTGGTTCGCTTTTGTTTTGGGAAATACGAGGGGAATATGCTAAAAATCAAATAAAGTACAAATTTATAGAGCATTATATTGAAGATAGCATTCATCCAGAGCAATTTTCAGATAGACATTATCATAATCCAAAAATTAATGAAGAGTTTGAACCATCATTTCCGGATGAAATAACGTTAGTCCTTGATGGTCAACAACGGTTGACTGCATTCCTTATTGGGTTGACTGGGTCATATACAGAGAAGGAAAAATACAAAAAGAGAAAAGACCCTGATGCTTGGGAGCGTAAAAAGCTCTATATGAATCTTTTATCCGACCCAAATTCAATCTCAGAAGATGAGTTACAAGCAAAATACGAATTTAAATTTTTGAGTGATCCTTCCCCTTCAACAGAGGAATACTGGTATGATGTGAGTAAGATTCTATCATTTAACGAGAGGGACGACGTCTATGAAGAGTCAGGAGAGATTGATGAAAGAATTTCCGACTTGGGCTTGGGTAACGATCAATTCCGAAAAATATTCCATAATCTAGAGTCATTATACGATGCGATTCACGAAACAAATACTATAACATATCACACCGAGACAAAGGAAAACCACGACAGAGTTTTAGACATATTTATTCGTGCGAACGAAGGAGGAACACAACTTAGCAAAACAGAGATATTACTATCAATAATTACCTCACAGTGGGCGGATGGTAACGAAGATGGGATTGATGCTCGTGAAGAATTGACACATTTCGTAGACCGACTTAACGACAGACACGAAGAAGCGAATTTCAAATTTGACGTTAGTTTAGTGTTACGAGGTCTACTCCTTCTTTCAGATGTTTCGGCAGGATATAGTCTGAAAAGTTTTGACGAGGAGACTGCTCAAGTGATGAAAAATCACTGGGAGCAAGGAGGCGTTCGGGAGGCCTTAATACGAGCGATTGATCTTCTCGTTGAGTTTGGTTTCAACAAGCAAAGATTGACTAGCATTCGAGCACCACTCCCAATCGCCTACTATTTCTACAAGAATGGTAACCCGAAATTAGTTGACGGCTCTGAAGTGAAGAAAGAGACGAGGCGGAATATTCTATTCTGGCTCTGTTCGATGATTGTTAATGGAACATTCTCGATTGGCGAGGAACCGATAGTGGGTACACGTCGAGCATTGCAGAGGGCAGAAAATGATGAATTCCCTATTGAGGAAATTAATGAAGAGTTGCGTGGAAACGGAAGACCCGTCGGGTTAGACGAAGATACAATTCGAAGTCTGCTCCGGAACAGGAGTATGAAAGGTTTCTCGCTCCTCCTCTTGATGCACTACCCGCATACAGCACGACGTGAGTCTCAGTATCATGAGGATCACATATTCCCAAAGTCAAAGTTGAAAATAAAGACACTGATGGACGATTATGGACTCACCTACGAACAGGCACAGAAGTGCCACGAACTCCGGGACAGTGTTGCTAATAAACAGCTATTGACGGATACAGAAAATGCTGAGAAAAGTGACTTAGATTTCAAAGAGTGGATAAAAACGCGTGACAGTGAATATTTCGAGACGCATTTGATTCCAAGTGAAAGCCGACTCTATGATTATGAGAACTTCCCAGAGTTCGTTGAAAGAAGGGAAGAACTAGTAATCAAACATTTGAAAGAAAAGTTCGACGTATAG